A region of Myxococcales bacterium DNA encodes the following proteins:
- a CDS encoding ferritin-like domain-containing protein yields the protein MGAELFELELYGGGMERRYRRMRPEVEAMPWGTLDLSGISEEQLVSGRRAWTGAAFQEHRTAIACAATLRALIECRAPVDLIGVASRFPLDEMVHVELCARMAMELGGGTEIVHDPDAMVLDADPSTPPLLRAAELAVRFFCVGEALSIPLLRGTWKAAKHPLPRAVLGRIVRDEASHGTFGFAFLDWADDKLTDADRAHLSRHARMATDAIEAQWADIRKRHRERPPRTDTAGEALAWMESSAYLALAKRSMDDKVLAPLRERGIDPTTAA from the coding sequence GTGGGCGCTGAGCTCTTCGAGCTCGAGCTCTACGGTGGCGGCATGGAGCGTCGCTACCGCCGCATGCGGCCCGAGGTGGAGGCGATGCCGTGGGGCACGCTCGACCTCTCGGGCATCTCGGAGGAGCAGCTCGTGTCGGGGCGCCGCGCGTGGACTGGCGCGGCCTTCCAGGAGCATCGGACCGCCATCGCCTGCGCTGCCACGCTGCGGGCGCTCATCGAGTGCCGCGCGCCGGTCGACCTCATCGGGGTGGCGTCGCGCTTCCCTCTCGACGAGATGGTGCACGTGGAGCTGTGCGCGCGCATGGCGATGGAGCTCGGGGGTGGCACGGAGATCGTCCACGATCCGGACGCGATGGTGCTCGACGCCGATCCGAGCACCCCGCCGTTGCTCCGAGCGGCCGAGCTGGCGGTGAGGTTTTTTTGCGTGGGCGAGGCGCTGTCGATCCCGCTCCTGCGCGGCACGTGGAAGGCTGCGAAGCACCCGCTTCCGCGAGCCGTGCTTGGCCGCATCGTGCGTGACGAGGCCTCCCATGGGACGTTCGGCTTCGCGTTCCTCGACTGGGCCGACGACAAGCTCACCGACGCCGACCGCGCGCACCTCTCGCGCCACGCGCGCATGGCCACCGACGCGATCGAGGCGCAGTGGGCCGACATCCGCAAGCGCCATCGCGAGCGTCCCCCCCGCACCGACACGGCGGGCGAGGCGCTCGCGTGGATGGAGTCGAGCGCGTACCTCGCGCTGGCCAAGCGCTCGATGGATGACAAGGTGCTCGCGCC
- a CDS encoding serine/threonine protein kinase yields the protein MSESQQRYRVLQKLEAGGMAEVFRAESEGLQGFKKQVAIKRVLPDLGKKKKFISMFLDEARLSAQLSHSNCVQVFDIGAGDGAYFIVMEFVDGADLKAIAESMKKQNREFSVQAAAFIALEICKGLSYAHEVRDESGAPLHIVHRDMSPPNVLITKYGEIKIVDFGLAKASSQLEKSEPGIIKGKFSYLSPEAAMGQEVDLRTDIYAVGIILWELLTQQRLFLGETDYQTVKKVQDSVIPSISQINTKVPRELERILNKTLQRDPAARYQTARELGQELARFLYTFGQPVSTFDIAEIVTVAIRDREKVRAPQGSKIDKLIEEALFEFTSLRDDEDSGDPAAQSEGVQPLHGNSFVDPTNWANELNLGADLSRSTSTLADSLPNIADGNLSALEDHEPLQVASSKNPQGVAAAANAQPTATSGAATAPTALVAAPAAKKGGVGAGAIGLVVTLLLAAAAGAAYFGGVFGRK from the coding sequence ATGTCTGAATCGCAGCAGCGCTACCGCGTCCTCCAGAAGCTCGAAGCGGGCGGCATGGCGGAGGTCTTTCGCGCCGAGAGCGAGGGGCTCCAGGGCTTCAAGAAGCAGGTCGCCATCAAGCGCGTCTTGCCGGATCTCGGCAAGAAGAAGAAGTTCATCTCGATGTTCCTGGACGAGGCCCGCCTGTCGGCGCAGCTCTCGCACTCGAACTGCGTGCAGGTCTTCGATATCGGCGCGGGCGACGGCGCCTACTTCATCGTCATGGAGTTCGTCGACGGCGCCGACCTGAAGGCGATCGCCGAGTCGATGAAGAAGCAGAACCGCGAGTTCTCCGTGCAGGCCGCGGCCTTCATCGCCCTCGAGATCTGCAAAGGCCTGTCGTACGCGCACGAGGTGCGCGACGAGTCAGGCGCTCCCCTCCACATCGTCCACCGCGACATGTCGCCGCCGAACGTGCTCATTACGAAGTACGGCGAGATCAAGATCGTGGACTTCGGGCTCGCGAAGGCGAGCTCCCAGCTCGAGAAGTCCGAGCCCGGCATCATCAAAGGGAAGTTCTCCTACCTGTCGCCGGAGGCGGCGATGGGGCAGGAGGTCGACCTCCGCACCGACATCTACGCTGTGGGCATCATCCTGTGGGAGTTGCTCACGCAGCAGCGGCTCTTCCTGGGTGAGACCGACTACCAGACCGTCAAGAAGGTTCAGGACTCGGTCATCCCGTCGATCTCGCAGATCAACACCAAGGTGCCACGCGAGCTCGAGCGCATCCTCAACAAGACGCTCCAGCGCGACCCGGCCGCCCGCTACCAGACCGCCCGCGAGCTGGGCCAGGAGCTCGCGCGCTTCCTCTACACGTTCGGCCAGCCGGTCAGCACCTTCGACATCGCGGAGATCGTCACCGTCGCCATCCGCGACCGCGAGAAGGTCCGCGCTCCCCAAGGCTCCAAGATCGACAAGCTGATCGAGGAGGCGCTCTTCGAGTTCACCTCGCTCCGCGACGACGAGGACTCGGGCGACCCCGCCGCGCAGTCCGAGGGCGTGCAGCCGCTCCACGGCAACTCGTTCGTCGACCCCACCAACTGGGCGAACGAGCTGAACCTCGGCGCCGACCTGTCGCGCTCCACGTCGACCCTCGCCGACTCGCTCCCCAACATCGCCGACGGCAACCTCTCCGCGCTCGAGGATCACGAGCCGCTCCAGGTCGCGTCGAGCAAGAACCCGCAGGGCGTGGCGGCGGCGGCGAACGCGCAGCCGACCGCGACCTCCGGAGCGGCGACCGCGCCGACGGCCCTCGTCGCGGCTCCCGCGGCGAAGAAGGGCGGCGTGGGCGCCGGGGCGATCGGTCTCGTCGTCACGCTGCTCCTCGCGGCTGCCGCGGGCGCCGCCTACTTCGGCGGGGTCTTCGGCCGCAAGTAG
- a CDS encoding NUDIX domain-containing protein, whose protein sequence is MTPQGLRKDSYCSYCGTAMPTPTGPVGEPGYPRTCPSCATTVWSNPIPVAVVLQPVLKGDRTGLLVVRRGIEPRRGLLALVGGFVEDHETVQEGGAREMREETNVIVASERLRPFGFTSTDPRPNRVLLFLAGDPLHGGQLGAFAANSETLERGLVFGPARLAEVFAFPLHLEAAKRWFAERGAEGPHDYETI, encoded by the coding sequence ATGACGCCGCAAGGACTCCGCAAAGACTCCTATTGTTCGTATTGCGGGACCGCGATGCCCACGCCGACCGGGCCGGTGGGCGAGCCAGGCTACCCGCGCACCTGCCCGAGCTGCGCCACCACCGTGTGGTCGAACCCCATTCCGGTGGCGGTCGTGCTTCAGCCCGTGTTGAAGGGCGACCGCACCGGGCTGCTCGTCGTGCGGCGCGGCATCGAACCGCGGCGGGGTCTCTTGGCGCTGGTCGGGGGGTTCGTGGAAGACCACGAGACCGTTCAGGAGGGCGGCGCCCGCGAGATGCGCGAGGAGACGAATGTGATCGTCGCCTCGGAGCGCCTGCGGCCGTTCGGCTTCACCTCGACGGACCCGCGGCCGAACCGGGTCTTGCTCTTCCTCGCGGGCGACCCCCTCCACGGGGGGCAGCTGGGCGCGTTCGCGGCGAACTCCGAGACCCTCGAGCGGGGCCTCGTCTTCGGTCCAGCGCGCCTCGCCGAGGTGTTCGCCTTTCCGCTCCACCTCGAGGCGGCGAAGCGATGGTTTGCCGAGCGAGGAGCCGAGGGGCCGCATGACTACGAGACCATCTGA
- a CDS encoding methionine adenosyltransferase has product MSRYQFTSESVTEGHPDKLCDHVSDAVLDAILAQDPKARVACETLAKTGMVVLAGEITTTARLDYPTIVRKTVADIGYTHSDMGFDATTCAVLTAVEQQSPDIAQGVTEGEGMHKEQGAGDQGLMFGFAVNETPELMPAPIAYAHQLARVLTQVRKSKKVDFLRPDGKTQVTLEYENGRPLRIDAVVVSTQHSESVKHKALKEAVMELVIKKTLPAKLLDKNTKFHVNPTGRFVVGGPMGDCGLTGRKIIVDTYGGMGRHGGGAFSGKDPSKVDRSACYYARYVAKNVVAAGLAAKCEVQIAYAIGVAKPVGVHVNTFGTGTVDDEVLGKYILANFDMRPKALIEELNLLRPIYLATAGYGHFGRKEFPWESTARAAKMADDLGAKAKSNGNGKGKSKGAAQPTA; this is encoded by the coding sequence ATGAGCCGTTATCAGTTCACGTCGGAGTCGGTCACCGAGGGGCATCCGGACAAGCTTTGCGACCACGTCTCCGACGCGGTCCTCGACGCCATCTTGGCGCAAGACCCCAAGGCCCGCGTCGCCTGCGAGACCCTCGCGAAGACCGGCATGGTCGTGCTCGCGGGCGAGATCACCACCACCGCCCGCCTCGACTACCCCACCATCGTGCGCAAGACCGTGGCCGACATCGGCTACACGCACTCGGACATGGGCTTCGACGCGACCACCTGCGCCGTGCTCACCGCCGTCGAGCAGCAGAGCCCCGACATCGCGCAGGGCGTGACCGAGGGCGAGGGCATGCACAAGGAGCAGGGCGCGGGCGACCAAGGCCTGATGTTCGGCTTCGCGGTGAACGAGACCCCCGAGCTCATGCCGGCGCCCATCGCGTACGCGCACCAGCTCGCCCGCGTGCTCACCCAGGTCCGAAAGAGCAAGAAGGTTGACTTCCTCCGCCCCGACGGCAAGACCCAGGTCACGCTCGAGTACGAGAACGGCAGGCCGCTCCGCATCGACGCGGTCGTGGTCTCCACGCAGCACTCGGAGAGCGTGAAGCACAAGGCGCTGAAAGAGGCCGTCATGGAGCTCGTCATCAAGAAGACGCTCCCGGCCAAGCTGCTCGACAAGAACACCAAGTTCCACGTGAACCCCACCGGGCGCTTCGTCGTCGGCGGCCCCATGGGCGACTGCGGCCTCACCGGCCGCAAGATCATCGTCGACACCTACGGCGGCATGGGTCGCCACGGCGGCGGCGCCTTCTCCGGCAAGGACCCCTCCAAGGTCGACCGCTCGGCCTGCTACTACGCGCGCTACGTCGCGAAGAACGTCGTGGCCGCGGGCCTCGCCGCCAAGTGCGAGGTGCAGATCGCCTACGCGATCGGCGTCGCGAAGCCGGTCGGCGTGCACGTCAACACCTTCGGCACCGGCACCGTCGACGACGAGGTGCTCGGCAAGTACATCCTCGCCAACTTCGACATGCGCCCGAAGGCCCTCATCGAGGAGCTGAACCTCCTCCGCCCGATCTACCTCGCCACGGCGGGCTACGGTCACTTTGGCCGCAAGGAGTTCCCCTGGGAGAGCACCGCGCGCGCCGCCAAGATGGCGGACGACCTCGGCGCCAAGGCGAAGTCCAACGGCAACGGCAAGGGCAAGTCCAAGGGCGCGGCGCAGCCCACCGCCTGA
- a CDS encoding sigma-70 family RNA polymerase sigma factor, whose amino-acid sequence MVSFGSTGALAHAPAYLMSTKPSCADIFRQHGPMVWRLLRRLGVPDADLDDLTQDVFIAVHRGLGTYEERNQLRAWIYKICVREVSRYRRAAPPRSAPLDGVDAPSEAASPEAAMERSQARADFDRLLGALDEPRRAVFVLYEIEELTMADVAAAVGCPVQTAYSRLHSARELIVEAGRRLEAARAHAAREPQRGSR is encoded by the coding sequence ATGGTATCCTTCGGCTCCACCGGTGCGCTCGCCCATGCGCCCGCGTACCTGATGAGCACGAAGCCCAGCTGCGCCGACATCTTCCGTCAGCACGGGCCCATGGTTTGGCGCTTGTTGCGGCGCCTCGGCGTGCCGGACGCCGACCTCGACGATCTCACCCAGGACGTCTTCATCGCCGTCCACCGCGGCCTCGGCACCTACGAGGAGCGCAACCAGCTTCGGGCGTGGATCTACAAAATCTGCGTGCGTGAGGTGTCTCGCTACCGCCGCGCCGCCCCGCCCCGTAGCGCTCCCCTCGACGGCGTCGACGCCCCGTCGGAGGCGGCGTCGCCCGAGGCTGCCATGGAGCGGAGCCAGGCGCGCGCGGATTTCGACAGGCTCCTGGGCGCGCTCGACGAGCCGCGTCGGGCGGTGTTCGTCCTCTACGAGATCGAGGAGCTGACCATGGCGGACGTCGCAGCGGCGGTGGGGTGCCCCGTCCAGACCGCGTATTCCCGGCTGCATTCGGCGCGCGAGCTCATCGTCGAGGCCGGCCGTCGCCTCGAGGCCGCGCGCGCACATGCTGCGCGGGAGCCGCAGCGGGGGTCCCGATGA
- a CDS encoding IgGFc-binding protein, with amino-acid sequence MLTTLRPRRAASFILLGLLGALCPLALAACGTARDPGEAPKPTPTFELPKEDAAPPAPPVCGVHCSRDLKRVLDGCEGAERVVEECTKDQGCGKGTCLDACTAVALSKGSTGCDFWAVQPDDLPSYRGACYAAMIANTWDRPVALSADFGAASLDISKSTYTVKRKGIDPEYTVLSGPLPPGEVAIVFLAHDPLVAQGSQNVKLCPVGVTPALTVDPIRHGTSKTQAFHLKADAPIAAYTIFPYGGADSYVPTATLLLPSTAWDKSYVAVSPNDFGTTLRRRTLQIVANEDDTEVSMRPTVEIPSGQDVAGAARNVTQSWKLSRGQVLQLTQASLTGSPIATSKPVGLFGGSVCTELPLPYCDTMQQQIPPFAMWGTEYALVPYKPRLDSFSPDIRESVPYSIVGAVNGTTLTYEPSRPLGAPEKLEAGESAHFIADSIVVVRSQDSKHPIYASVYMTGSTYGGGTPGKLTLGDPDFVNVPASDQFLDRYIFFTDFTFPLTTLTVVRRKTAKGFSPVTIDCAGEITGWQPIGTGDKYEWTWVTLTEGFVPQKFPKGECSYGRQEAKSDGPFSVTVWGVGRDASYGYVAGTGLRPINDAPPPGGEVARADPGAPRRARPAYR; translated from the coding sequence ATGCTCACCACTCTCCGGCCGCGCCGCGCGGCCTCCTTCATCCTCCTCGGCCTGCTCGGCGCTCTCTGCCCCCTGGCGCTCGCCGCCTGCGGCACGGCTCGCGATCCCGGCGAGGCGCCCAAGCCCACACCCACCTTCGAGCTCCCGAAGGAAGACGCCGCGCCGCCCGCGCCCCCGGTCTGCGGGGTGCACTGCTCGCGAGATCTCAAGCGCGTGCTCGATGGCTGCGAGGGCGCCGAGCGGGTCGTCGAGGAGTGCACGAAGGACCAGGGCTGCGGCAAGGGCACCTGCTTGGACGCCTGCACGGCGGTCGCGCTCTCCAAGGGGTCCACGGGCTGTGACTTCTGGGCCGTGCAGCCCGACGATCTGCCCTCCTACCGAGGGGCCTGCTACGCCGCGATGATCGCCAACACTTGGGACCGCCCGGTGGCGCTCTCGGCGGATTTCGGCGCCGCCTCCCTCGACATCTCCAAGTCCACCTACACCGTCAAGCGCAAGGGGATCGATCCCGAGTACACGGTGCTGAGCGGACCGCTCCCGCCCGGCGAGGTCGCGATCGTGTTCCTCGCCCACGATCCGCTCGTCGCGCAGGGCAGCCAGAACGTGAAGCTCTGCCCCGTCGGGGTCACGCCCGCGCTGACCGTCGACCCGATCCGGCACGGCACGTCGAAGACCCAGGCGTTTCACCTGAAGGCCGACGCGCCCATCGCTGCGTACACCATCTTCCCCTACGGCGGCGCGGACAGCTACGTCCCCACCGCGACCTTGCTCCTCCCGAGCACCGCATGGGACAAAAGCTACGTGGCCGTGAGCCCCAACGATTTTGGCACCACGCTGCGCCGCCGCACCCTGCAGATCGTAGCGAACGAGGACGACACCGAGGTGAGCATGCGCCCCACGGTCGAGATCCCGTCCGGGCAGGACGTCGCCGGCGCGGCGCGCAACGTCACCCAGTCTTGGAAGCTCTCGCGGGGTCAGGTGCTGCAGCTCACGCAGGCGTCGCTCACCGGCAGTCCCATCGCGACGAGCAAGCCGGTCGGCCTCTTCGGCGGCTCGGTCTGCACCGAGCTCCCGCTCCCCTACTGCGACACGATGCAGCAGCAGATCCCGCCTTTCGCGATGTGGGGCACGGAGTACGCGCTCGTGCCCTACAAGCCGCGGCTCGATAGCTTCTCTCCCGACATCCGCGAGAGCGTGCCCTACTCGATCGTGGGCGCGGTGAACGGCACCACCCTCACCTACGAGCCCTCGCGCCCGCTCGGCGCGCCCGAAAAGCTCGAGGCCGGCGAGTCGGCGCACTTCATCGCGGACTCCATCGTCGTCGTGCGAAGCCAGGACTCGAAGCACCCCATCTACGCGTCGGTCTACATGACCGGATCGACCTACGGCGGCGGTACGCCCGGGAAGCTCACGCTGGGGGATCCCGACTTCGTGAACGTGCCGGCGAGTGACCAGTTCCTGGACCGGTACATCTTCTTTACCGACTTCACCTTCCCGCTCACCACGCTCACCGTGGTGCGGCGAAAGACCGCCAAGGGCTTCTCTCCGGTCACCATCGATTGCGCCGGGGAGATCACGGGTTGGCAGCCCATCGGCACGGGCGACAAATACGAGTGGACCTGGGTCACCCTCACCGAGGGCTTCGTGCCGCAGAAGTTCCCCAAGGGCGAGTGCAGCTACGGTCGCCAAGAGGCCAAGAGCGACGGGCCCTTCTCGGTGACCGTGTGGGGCGTCGGTCGCGACGCCAGCTATGGGTACGTGGCGGGGACCGGGCTCCGACCGATCAACGACGCTCCCCCTCCGGGCGGTGAGGTAGCGCGGGCCGACCCAGGCGCGCCGCGCCGCGCGAGGCCGGCCTATCGCTAG
- a CDS encoding S-(hydroxymethyl)glutathione dehydrogenase/class III alcohol dehydrogenase yields the protein MKVRAAVAYEVGKPLVVEEVDLEGPKAGEVLVELKATGICHTDEFTLSGADPEGLFPVIFGHEGAGVVVEVGPDVTGLAPGDHVIPLYTPECRGCKSCLSRKTNLCTAIRATQGKGMMPDGTSRFSIKGKPIHHYMGCSTFANYTVLPEIALAKIRKDAPFEKVCYIGCGVTTGIGAVIHTAKVEPGANAVVFGLGGIGLNVVQGLRLVGADKIIGVDINPAREALGAQLGMTHFVNAEEVSGDLVAHLVELTGGGADYSFECVGNVDLMRQALECCHRGWGESIIIGVAGAGQEIKTRPFQLVTGRVWKGSAFGGARGRTDVPKIVDWYMEGKIDIDSMITHTLPLERINEGFDLMKRGESIRTVVTY from the coding sequence ATGAAGGTGCGCGCAGCGGTCGCCTACGAAGTTGGAAAGCCCCTCGTCGTGGAGGAGGTCGATCTCGAGGGTCCGAAGGCGGGCGAAGTGCTCGTCGAGCTCAAGGCAACGGGCATCTGCCACACCGACGAGTTCACCCTCTCGGGGGCCGATCCCGAAGGGCTATTTCCGGTGATCTTCGGGCACGAGGGCGCCGGCGTCGTCGTCGAGGTGGGCCCGGACGTCACCGGGCTCGCCCCGGGCGACCACGTGATACCCCTCTACACACCCGAGTGCCGGGGCTGCAAGTCATGCCTCAGCCGCAAGACCAACCTGTGCACCGCGATCCGCGCCACCCAGGGCAAGGGCATGATGCCCGACGGTACGAGCCGCTTCTCCATCAAGGGGAAGCCGATACACCACTACATGGGGTGCTCGACCTTCGCGAACTACACCGTGCTCCCCGAGATCGCGCTCGCCAAGATCCGCAAAGACGCCCCGTTCGAAAAGGTCTGTTATATTGGCTGCGGAGTGACCACCGGCATTGGCGCGGTCATCCACACGGCCAAGGTGGAGCCAGGCGCGAACGCCGTGGTGTTCGGCCTCGGCGGCATCGGGCTCAACGTCGTGCAGGGGCTGCGCCTCGTCGGCGCCGACAAGATCATCGGCGTCGACATCAACCCCGCGCGCGAGGCCCTCGGCGCGCAGCTCGGCATGACGCACTTCGTCAACGCCGAGGAGGTGTCGGGCGATCTGGTCGCGCACCTCGTCGAGCTCACGGGTGGCGGCGCCGACTACAGCTTCGAGTGCGTCGGCAACGTCGACCTGATGCGGCAGGCGCTCGAGTGCTGCCACCGCGGCTGGGGTGAGTCGATCATCATCGGCGTGGCCGGGGCGGGGCAGGAGATCAAGACCCGCCCCTTCCAGCTCGTCACCGGGCGCGTGTGGAAGGGCTCGGCCTTCGGCGGCGCGCGCGGCCGCACCGACGTGCCGAAGATCGTCGACTGGTACATGGAGGGCAAAATCGACATCGACTCCATGATCACCCACACGCTGCCGCTCGAGCGCATCAACGAGGGGTTCGACCTCATGAAGCGGGGCGAGTCGATCCGCACCGTGGTGACCTACTAG
- the glnA gene encoding type I glutamate--ammonia ligase: MKPKDVIELAKSKDVKFIDIKFVDFPGQWQHTTLPAHRLDEAMFEDGIAFDGSSIRGWQPINASDMVMIPDASTAKIDPFYEHTTLSLVASVFDPITKQPYSRDPRHIAKKAEAYLKQTGIADTSYMGPEAEFFLFDDVRFDQSKPNEGYYFLDSKEGAWNSGKSEGPNLGYKTRYKEGYFPVPPTDTLAGIRQEMMLMLEATGISVEVGHHEVATGGQCEIGFKFAELLSCGDNLLWFKYVVKNMARRHNKACTFMPKPLFGDNGSGMHVHQSLWKDGKPLFGGDGYAGLSQMALWYIGGIIKHAGTLAAFTNPTTNSYRRLVPGFEAPVNLAYSSRNRSASVRIPITGPSPKTRRIEVRFPDPSSNPYLAFAAMLMAGLDGIQNKIDPGDPLDKDIYALSPEELKTVPQMPGSLEEALNNLERDHEFLLRGDVFTKDVIEEWLDFKRTKELNPIRMRPTPHEFYLYFDT, encoded by the coding sequence ATGAAGCCGAAGGACGTCATCGAGCTCGCCAAATCCAAGGATGTGAAGTTCATCGACATCAAGTTCGTGGACTTCCCGGGCCAGTGGCAACACACGACCCTGCCCGCACACCGCCTCGACGAGGCCATGTTCGAGGACGGCATCGCCTTCGACGGCTCGTCGATCCGCGGGTGGCAGCCGATCAACGCCTCCGACATGGTGATGATCCCCGACGCCAGCACGGCCAAGATCGATCCGTTCTACGAGCACACGACGCTGAGCCTCGTCGCGAGCGTCTTCGACCCCATCACGAAGCAGCCGTACTCCCGTGATCCCCGGCACATCGCGAAGAAGGCCGAGGCCTATCTCAAGCAGACGGGCATCGCCGACACGTCGTACATGGGCCCCGAGGCCGAGTTCTTCCTGTTCGACGACGTCCGCTTCGACCAATCGAAGCCGAACGAGGGCTACTACTTCCTCGACAGCAAAGAGGGAGCGTGGAACTCGGGCAAGTCCGAGGGCCCGAACCTGGGCTACAAGACCCGCTACAAGGAGGGCTATTTCCCCGTGCCCCCGACCGACACGCTCGCGGGCATTCGGCAGGAGATGATGCTGATGCTCGAGGCGACGGGCATCTCCGTCGAGGTGGGCCACCACGAGGTCGCTACCGGTGGACAGTGCGAGATCGGCTTCAAGTTCGCAGAGCTCCTCTCGTGCGGCGACAACCTCCTCTGGTTCAAGTACGTCGTCAAGAACATGGCGCGTCGCCACAACAAGGCGTGCACCTTCATGCCGAAGCCCCTCTTCGGCGACAACGGCTCGGGCATGCACGTCCACCAGTCGCTCTGGAAGGACGGGAAGCCCCTCTTCGGCGGCGACGGCTACGCCGGCCTCTCGCAGATGGCGCTCTGGTACATCGGCGGCATCATCAAGCACGCGGGCACCCTCGCCGCGTTCACGAACCCGACGACGAACAGCTACCGCCGCCTCGTCCCCGGCTTCGAGGCGCCGGTCAACCTCGCCTATTCGAGCCGCAATCGCTCGGCCTCCGTGCGAATCCCCATCACGGGGCCGTCGCCCAAGACCCGCCGCATCGAGGTGCGCTTCCCCGATCCGTCGTCGAACCCGTACCTCGCCTTCGCGGCGATGCTCATGGCCGGCCTCGACGGCATCCAGAACAAGATCGACCCGGGCGATCCGCTCGACAAGGACATTTACGCCCTCTCCCCCGAGGAGCTGAAGACCGTCCCGCAGATGCCCGGGAGCCTGGAAGAAGCGCTGAACAACCTGGAGCGCGACCACGAGTTCTTGCTCCGCGGCGACGTCTTCACGAAGGACGTCATCGAGGAGTGGCTCGACTTCAAGCGCACGAAGGAGCTGAACCCCATCCGCATGCGCCCCACCCCGCACGAGTTCTATCTCTACTTCGACACCTGA
- a CDS encoding P-II family nitrogen regulator, whose product MKKIEAIIKPFKLDEVKDALSEVGVQGMTVTEVKGFGRTGGKKEVYRGSAYVVDFVPKVKIEIVVPEEHVNDVLDAIEKSAKTGRIGDGKIFVTDVEEAVRIRTGERGRNAI is encoded by the coding sequence GTGAAGAAGATCGAAGCCATCATCAAGCCCTTCAAGCTCGACGAGGTGAAGGACGCGCTCTCCGAGGTGGGCGTGCAGGGCATGACCGTCACCGAGGTGAAGGGTTTCGGCCGCACCGGCGGCAAGAAGGAGGTCTACCGCGGCAGCGCGTACGTGGTCGACTTCGTGCCGAAGGTGAAGATCGAGATCGTCGTCCCCGAAGAGCACGTGAACGACGTGCTCGACGCCATCGAGAAGAGCGCCAAGACCGGCCGAATCGGCGACGGAAAGATCTTCGTCACCGACGTGGAAGAGGCCGTCCGCATTCGCACCGGCGAGCGCGGCCGCAACGCCATCTGA
- a CDS encoding pyridoxal-phosphate dependent enzyme: MPPAPQDPESPAPRASTRGSLPLGTFPTPVHALEALSTPRVLVYVKRDDRSGEAYGGNKVRKLEPVLFDARARGKTRLLTVGAAGSHHVLATATYGLAAGFAVAAVLVPQPGNLHVVTNLRASLGRGLEPICARGFHEVPLQVLAHMTPQTAFVSLGGSSVTGTLGYVDAAFELRAQIEAGALPEPDVIVTALGSGGTVAGLAVGLEAAGLASRVVAVAVSSPVFVLEGLMARLVRRTARRAAVDAAGALARVRVEGGFLGAGYGHATPQGELATARAAEVGLALDPTYTAKAFAAALAEIARLEAAGEPRTVLYWHTLSSAPMAPLLATAPESLEGELRDLVR, encoded by the coding sequence ATGCCGCCCGCCCCGCAGGACCCCGAGTCGCCGGCGCCTCGCGCTTCGACGCGCGGGAGCCTGCCGCTCGGGACGTTCCCGACCCCCGTCCACGCGCTCGAGGCCCTCTCGACGCCGCGCGTGTTGGTGTACGTCAAGCGCGACGACCGCTCCGGAGAGGCCTACGGCGGCAACAAGGTCCGAAAGCTCGAGCCGGTGCTGTTCGACGCGCGCGCCCGCGGGAAGACGCGCCTGCTCACCGTCGGCGCCGCCGGGAGCCACCACGTGTTGGCGACCGCGACGTACGGCCTCGCAGCAGGGTTCGCCGTGGCCGCCGTCCTCGTGCCGCAGCCGGGCAATCTGCACGTCGTCACCAACCTGCGCGCGAGCCTAGGGCGCGGCCTGGAGCCGATTTGCGCGCGCGGCTTCCACGAGGTGCCGCTCCAGGTGCTCGCGCACATGACCCCGCAGACCGCGTTCGTGTCGCTCGGCGGCTCGAGCGTCACCGGGACGCTCGGCTACGTGGACGCGGCCTTCGAGCTGCGCGCGCAGATCGAGGCGGGAGCGCTGCCCGAGCCCGACGTGATCGTCACGGCGCTCGGCTCGGGCGGCACGGTCGCGGGGCTCGCGGTGGGCCTCGAAGCCGCCGGGCTCGCCTCGCGCGTGGTCGCCGTCGCCGTCTCGTCGCCGGTGTTCGTCCTCGAGGGGCTCATGGCCCGCCTCGTGCGCCGAACGGCGCGGCGAGCCGCGGTCGACGCGGCCGGGGCGCTCGCGCGCGTCCGTGTCGAGGGAGGCTTCTTGGGCGCGGGGTACGGCCACGCCACCCCCCAGGGCGAGCTCGCGACGGCGCGCGCGGCGGAGGTGGGGCTCGCGCTCGACCCGACGTACACGGCGAAGGCCTTCGCCGCGGCGCTCGCAGAGATCGCGCGGCTCGAGGCGGCTGGCGAGCCGAGGACGGTCCTCTACTGGCACACCCTCTCGAGCGCGCCGATGGCGCCCCTGCTCGCGACCGCCCCCGAGTCACTCGAGGGCGAGCTCCGCGATCTCGTGCGTTGA